Proteins from a genomic interval of Numenius arquata chromosome 18, bNumArq3.hap1.1, whole genome shotgun sequence:
- the OMG gene encoding oligodendrocyte-myelin glycoprotein — MEYQTLNTSTCLLVLLLLIPTVSGVCPSNCTCSGNDRNVDCSGRNLTVLPHGLQDNITYLNLSFNQFVDLDHQLTRFTNLRTLDISNNWLKNVPAQLPKSLWELYAINNNIKVLQKLDTAYQWNLRVLDVSRNMVERAVLINNTLSSLKLLNLSSNKLWTVPTNMPHNIETVDLSSNFLSQILPGTLVRLRRLTSLYLHNNKFTFIPNKAFDQLLQLQVVTLYNNPWSCSDEQNIPYLLQWVQATAASVIGAPCANQSGLWLGPTPTPAAPTGTDSSLMIKGMKAADKATSPAATQPTLMTRMHKQYKVKEVTGSATSSQTVVFTSTDRPLLLYPEDLTTRKVGSQEAAATHTIYVKDSTQLNSSLTGSAGVPTTPLTLSITSGMPTNFSGMPQSTTATFRKEEPTTNTQNTHVPSKASTCQIYLFYVVTLNAVAMFIG, encoded by the coding sequence ATGGAGTACCAGACACTGAACACATCTACCTGTCTGCTGGTCCTTCTGCTTCTCATACCCACCGTTTCGGGTGTCTGTCCTTCTAACTGTACATGCTCAGGAAACGACAGGAATGTGGACTGTTCGGGCAGGAACTTAACTGTGCTGCCACACGGACTTCAAGACAACATTACATATTTAAATCTGTCCTTTAACCAGTTCGTGGATCTCGACCATCAGCTAACTAGATTCACCAATTTGAGGACCCTTGATATTTCAAATAATTGGCTCAAGAATGTTCCTGCTCAACTGCCCAAGTCCTTATGGGAATTATATGCCATAAACAACAACATTAAAGTTCTTCAGAAGCTTGACACAGCTTACCAGTGGAATCTTAGAGTGCTGGATGTTTCCAGGAATATGGTGGAAAGGGCAGTTCTCATCAACAACACACTGAGCAGCCTCAAGCTTCTCAATCTCAGTAGCAACAAACTTTGGACCGTTCCAACCAATATGCCCCACAACATCGAGACGGTGGATCTATCCAGTAACTTCTTGTCCCAGATACTCCCGGGGACGCTGGTGAGACTACGACGCCTCACAAGCCTCTACCTGCACAACAACAAGTTCACGTTCATTCCCAACAAAGCCTTcgaccagctcctccagctgcaagtGGTCACGCTCTATAACAACCCCTGGTCCTGCAGCGACGAACAGAATATCCCCTACTTGCTTCAGTGGGTGCAGGCCACGGCAGCCAGCGTTATAGGGGCTCCCTGCGCCAACCAGTCCGGGCTTTGGCTGggtcccaccccaaccccagcagctcccacaggtACTGACTCCAGCCTCATGATCAAGGGAATGAAGGCAGCAGACAAAGCTACTTCTCCAGCGGCAACCCAACCAACCCTAATGACAAGGATGCATAAACAATATAAAGTCAAGGAGGTGACCGGTTCGGCGACCTCAAGCCAAACCGTAGTGTTCACGAGCACAGACCGACCGCTGCTCCTCTACCCAGAAGACCTGACCACCAGGAAGGTCGGCTcccaagaagcagcagccacacaCACCATCTACGTCAAGGATTCCACCCAGCTGAACTCCAGCCTGACAGGCTCGGCAGGAGTGCCCACCACCCCCCTGACCCTCAGCATCACCAGCGGGATGCCAACAAACTTCTCCGGGATGCCTCAAAGCACAACCGCTACCTTCAGGAAAGAGGAACCCACCACAAACACTCAGAATACCCACGTGCCCTCCAAAGCAAGTACCTGTCAGATATATTTGTTTTATGTTGTAACGCTTAACGCAGTGGCAATGTTTATCGGCTAA